The following coding sequences are from one Natrarchaeobaculum sulfurireducens window:
- a CDS encoding Rrf2 family transcriptional regulator, translated as MGRIELTSSQHRILTVLINRYQAADSPIPAKEIAAEIDREPRTVRNQMSSLNDLGLVEGIPGPSGGYRPTNAAFDILDRENIDDPETVVLARDFDRVDAIVDEISFPNVHHPTTCRARIRFQQSVQEFDEGDAIAIGAMPNSELLLAGEIEAIETTRNQIILNVVRVEA; from the coding sequence ATGGGACGGATCGAGCTGACCAGTAGCCAACATCGGATACTGACAGTCCTCATTAATCGCTATCAGGCAGCAGACTCGCCGATTCCGGCAAAAGAGATCGCAGCTGAGATCGACCGCGAGCCCCGCACCGTCAGAAATCAGATGTCGAGTCTCAACGATCTCGGGCTTGTCGAAGGAATTCCGGGTCCCTCCGGGGGATACAGGCCGACGAATGCCGCGTTCGATATTCTCGACCGCGAGAACATCGACGACCCCGAGACGGTGGTGCTGGCTCGTGATTTCGATCGCGTCGACGCGATCGTCGACGAGATCAGCTTCCCGAACGTCCACCACCCGACGACCTGTCGGGCACGGATTCGCTTCCAGCAGTCGGTCCAAGAGTTCGACGAGGGCGACGCGATCGCTATCGGTGCGATGCCGAATTCTGAACTGCTTCTCGCCGGTGAAATCGAGGCAATCGAGACGACGCGCAACCAGATCATCCTGAACGTCGTACGCGTCGAAGCCTGA
- the sucD gene encoding succinate--CoA ligase subunit alpha translates to MSVLVDDDTRVVVQGITGGEGKFHAEQMMEYGTNVVAGAVPGKGGQEAAGVPVYDTVQQAVEEEDADTSVIFVPPAFAGDAVFEALDADLDLAVAITEGIPTQDMARVNKRLSETDTRLIGPNCPGLITPGEAKLGILPGNIFSEGNVGLVSRSGTLTYQVVDNLTNRGIGQTTAIGIGGDPIIGTSFIDALELFENDDDTDAIVMCGEIGGEDEEQAAAYIDEHVDTPVAGFIAGRTAPPGKRMGHAGAIVSGSGTGTAESKINALNDAGVPVGDTPEEVADHIEEFLG, encoded by the coding sequence ATGAGCGTTCTAGTCGACGACGACACGCGCGTCGTGGTACAGGGCATCACCGGCGGGGAAGGCAAATTCCACGCCGAACAGATGATGGAGTACGGAACCAACGTCGTCGCTGGCGCGGTCCCTGGCAAAGGTGGCCAGGAAGCCGCCGGTGTCCCCGTCTACGACACCGTCCAGCAGGCCGTCGAGGAAGAAGACGCCGATACGTCGGTCATCTTCGTCCCGCCAGCGTTCGCTGGCGACGCCGTCTTCGAGGCACTCGACGCCGACCTGGACCTCGCGGTCGCCATCACGGAGGGCATCCCGACCCAGGACATGGCTCGAGTCAACAAGCGTCTCTCCGAAACCGATACTCGGCTCATCGGCCCGAACTGTCCCGGCCTCATCACGCCCGGTGAAGCCAAACTCGGTATCCTCCCCGGAAACATCTTCTCGGAAGGGAACGTCGGCCTCGTCTCCCGCTCGGGGACGCTGACCTACCAGGTCGTCGACAATCTCACCAACCGCGGTATCGGCCAGACTACTGCGATCGGCATCGGTGGCGACCCGATCATCGGAACGAGCTTCATCGACGCCCTCGAGCTGTTCGAGAACGACGACGACACCGACGCCATCGTCATGTGCGGTGAGATCGGTGGCGAGGACGAAGAGCAGGCCGCCGCCTATATCGACGAGCACGTCGACACGCCCGTCGCTGGCTTCATCGCCGGCCGCACGGCTCCGCCGGGCAAGCGCATGGGTCACGCCGGCGCGATCGTCTCCGGCTCTGGAACGGGTACTGCAGAGAGCAAGATCAACGCGCTGAACGACGCCGGTGTCCCCGTTGGCGACACGCCCGAAGAGGTCGCCGACCACATCGAAGAGTTCCTCGGCTAG
- the bioB gene encoding biotin synthase BioB encodes MVYETGNETIDDALERVVAGERLDRTDGLALLAQPVEPLTEAGAAVRDRFGDGTVDACSIVNAKAGNCAEDCGFCAQSVHFDTGIDTYEFIGPERVLEAAKRAERDGAQRFGIVVAEKGVSKDHRPEEWAEVLESIRLVREECTLEIDASLGILTEEEAEILATEGIQHYNHNIETSPRYFPEIVDTHRFEDRVKTLEVAKEAGMDLCAGVILGMGETPTDRVEAAIALQEIGISSLPVNVLNPIEGTPLAEQDVEITTEEILKTVAVYKLLHPESRVRLTGGREANLAPDEQHLPLEAGADGLLTGDYLTTAGQSPAEDLEIVERAGLEPNRAVNEFDPEAIKTRHAEAGASTAETAASTGTEPSDD; translated from the coding sequence GTGGTTTACGAAACAGGAAACGAGACGATCGACGACGCACTCGAGCGAGTGGTCGCCGGCGAGCGGCTCGATCGAACCGACGGGCTGGCGCTTCTGGCCCAGCCGGTCGAACCGCTCACGGAAGCCGGCGCCGCCGTACGCGACCGTTTCGGCGACGGGACGGTCGACGCCTGCTCGATCGTCAACGCGAAGGCTGGCAACTGTGCCGAAGACTGTGGCTTCTGTGCCCAGTCGGTCCACTTCGACACCGGCATCGACACCTACGAGTTCATCGGACCGGAGCGGGTGCTCGAGGCCGCCAAACGGGCCGAACGCGACGGTGCCCAGCGGTTCGGGATCGTCGTCGCCGAGAAAGGCGTCTCGAAAGACCACCGGCCCGAGGAATGGGCCGAGGTCCTCGAGTCGATCCGACTGGTTCGTGAGGAGTGTACCCTCGAGATCGACGCCTCACTCGGCATCCTCACCGAAGAAGAAGCCGAGATCCTCGCGACCGAAGGGATCCAGCACTACAATCACAACATCGAGACCTCGCCGCGATACTTCCCCGAGATCGTCGACACCCACCGCTTCGAGGATCGCGTGAAGACCCTCGAGGTCGCCAAGGAAGCCGGCATGGACCTCTGTGCTGGCGTCATCCTCGGAATGGGCGAGACGCCGACCGATCGGGTCGAGGCCGCGATCGCCTTACAGGAGATCGGCATCTCCTCGCTCCCAGTCAACGTCCTCAACCCGATCGAGGGGACGCCGCTGGCCGAGCAGGATGTCGAGATCACGACCGAAGAAATTCTCAAGACGGTCGCCGTCTACAAACTGCTCCATCCCGAGTCGCGAGTGCGCCTCACCGGCGGCCGCGAGGCCAACCTCGCTCCCGACGAACAGCACCTCCCGCTCGAGGCGGGTGCCGACGGCCTTCTCACTGGCGATTACCTCACCACCGCAGGCCAGTCGCCCGCCGAGGACCTCGAGATCGTCGAGCGTGCGGGCCTCGAGCCCAACCGGGCGGTGAACGAGTTCGACCCCGAGGCGATCAAGACTCGCCACGCCGAGGCCGGAGCGTCGACGGCCGAGACGGCAGCGAGTACAGGTACCGAACCGAGCGACGACTGA
- the sucC gene encoding ADP-forming succinate--CoA ligase subunit beta: MKLHEYQAKGVFADAGIPTPDSQLASDVDGAVAAAEEIGYPVAIKAQVQVGGRGKAGGIKLVDDEDEAREAADSILGMDLKGYHVDSVLVEGAVDFTDELYVGITMDRGEGKPVAMVSTKGGVDIEEVAEEDPDAIAKEHIDPSFGMHPYQARKAVYDAGVDPAVARDVSNVLMTLYDLWEQKDGSDAEINPLMVTADDEVIAADAVMNVDEDALFRQPELAEMEAEAASTGDDLEQKADEYGFDYVRLEGNTGIIGNGAGLVMTTLDLVDYYGGEPANFLDVGGGAKADRIANALDMVFSDDNVESVVFNIFGGITRGDEVAKGINEALEQFDEIPKPVVVRLAGTNWEEGMEILNEDLVTVEQTLEDAVQRAVEYAEEVSE, from the coding sequence ATGAAACTGCACGAGTACCAGGCGAAGGGTGTCTTCGCCGACGCCGGGATCCCGACGCCGGACTCTCAACTGGCGTCCGACGTCGACGGCGCTGTCGCCGCGGCCGAGGAAATCGGGTATCCAGTAGCGATCAAAGCGCAGGTACAGGTCGGCGGCCGCGGCAAGGCTGGCGGAATCAAACTCGTCGACGACGAGGACGAAGCCCGCGAGGCGGCGGACTCGATTCTCGGGATGGACCTCAAGGGCTACCACGTCGACAGCGTCCTCGTCGAGGGGGCCGTCGACTTCACCGACGAACTCTACGTCGGGATCACGATGGACCGCGGCGAAGGCAAGCCGGTCGCGATGGTCTCGACCAAAGGCGGCGTCGACATCGAAGAGGTCGCCGAGGAAGACCCCGATGCGATCGCCAAAGAGCACATCGACCCCTCCTTCGGGATGCACCCCTACCAGGCCCGCAAGGCCGTCTACGACGCTGGTGTCGATCCGGCCGTCGCCCGTGACGTCTCGAACGTGCTTATGACGCTCTATGACCTCTGGGAGCAAAAGGACGGCTCCGACGCCGAGATCAACCCGCTGATGGTCACGGCAGACGACGAGGTCATCGCGGCCGACGCCGTGATGAACGTCGACGAAGACGCACTGTTCCGCCAGCCAGAACTCGCCGAGATGGAAGCCGAAGCCGCGAGTACCGGCGACGACCTCGAGCAAAAGGCAGACGAGTACGGCTTCGACTACGTTCGCCTCGAGGGGAACACGGGGATCATCGGCAACGGTGCCGGCCTCGTCATGACGACGCTCGACCTCGTCGACTACTACGGCGGCGAACCGGCGAACTTCCTCGACGTCGGTGGCGGTGCGAAAGCCGACCGAATCGCGAACGCACTCGATATGGTATTCTCGGACGACAACGTCGAAAGCGTCGTCTTCAACATCTTCGGCGGCATCACTCGCGGTGACGAGGTCGCCAAAGGGATCAACGAGGCGCTCGAGCAGTTCGACGAGATTCCCAAGCCGGTCGTCGTCCGACTGGCCGGCACCAACTGGGAGGAAGGGATGGAGATTCTGAACGAAGACCTCGTGACGGTCGAACAGACCCTCGAGGATGCGGTCCAGCGTGCCGTCGAGTACGCTGAGGAGGTGAGCGAATAA
- a CDS encoding aminotransferase class I/II-fold pyridoxal phosphate-dependent enzyme has protein sequence MEDRGFDLEGRLASLEDADLKRTLAPVDRVAERGYFAQPTGSELPVLDGEETLVFASNNYLGLTDDERVENAARQAATTVGTGAGASRLVTGDTMVHHDLERQLAETKRTERALAFASGYAASVGTITALEPDVIFSDELNHASIVDGCRLAGCETVVYDHCDAASLEAALEQRAEHTDSRATESWLIVTDSVFSMDGTVAPLSTICALAEQYGAWVMVDESHATGLYANGGGVVQAEGLEDRVHIQLGTLSKALASQGGYVAGSEALIECLINDARPFVFSTGLAPTAAAAASEAVHLARHTDARERLWENVGHLRDGLEAMGYDVIGDSQILPVLVGDRQDALVLADGLRERGVCVPAIRPPSVPDGTSRLRVTPMATHDHSDVVACLEAFQAAGQEVGLL, from the coding sequence ATGGAAGACCGTGGGTTCGACCTGGAGGGTCGGCTCGCCTCCCTCGAGGATGCCGATCTGAAACGGACGCTCGCTCCCGTCGATCGAGTCGCCGAACGGGGTTACTTCGCGCAGCCGACAGGGAGCGAACTACCGGTTCTTGACGGCGAGGAGACACTGGTGTTCGCCTCGAACAACTACCTCGGGCTGACCGACGATGAGCGCGTCGAGAACGCCGCGAGACAGGCCGCGACGACGGTGGGGACGGGTGCGGGCGCGAGCCGGCTCGTCACGGGCGATACGATGGTCCATCACGACCTCGAGCGACAGCTCGCAGAGACGAAACGAACCGAACGCGCGCTCGCGTTCGCTTCCGGCTACGCTGCGAGCGTCGGGACGATCACCGCACTCGAGCCAGACGTGATCTTTTCCGACGAACTGAATCACGCGAGCATCGTCGATGGTTGCCGGCTCGCCGGCTGCGAGACGGTCGTCTACGACCATTGTGATGCGGCGAGTCTCGAAGCAGCACTCGAGCAACGGGCCGAACACACCGACAGCCGGGCCACGGAGTCCTGGCTCATCGTCACCGACTCCGTCTTCAGCATGGACGGGACCGTCGCTCCGCTGTCGACGATCTGTGCCCTCGCCGAACAGTATGGCGCGTGGGTGATGGTCGACGAGTCCCACGCAACTGGCCTCTACGCCAACGGCGGGGGCGTCGTCCAGGCCGAAGGGCTCGAGGATCGTGTCCACATCCAGCTTGGGACGCTCTCGAAGGCCCTCGCGAGCCAGGGCGGCTACGTCGCCGGTAGCGAGGCGTTGATCGAGTGTCTCATCAATGACGCCCGCCCGTTCGTGTTCTCGACCGGGCTTGCACCCACAGCGGCCGCGGCGGCGAGCGAAGCCGTACACCTCGCACGACACACCGACGCCCGCGAACGGCTCTGGGAGAACGTCGGCCACCTCAGAGACGGCCTCGAGGCGATGGGCTACGACGTGATCGGCGACTCACAGATCCTCCCGGTGCTCGTCGGCGACCGACAGGACGCACTCGTACTTGCCGACGGATTACGCGAACGAGGGGTTTGCGTGCCGGCGATTCGGCCTCCCTCGGTCCCCGACGGCACGTCCCGGCTGCGGGTCACGCCGATGGCGACTCACGATCACAGCGACGTCGTGGCCTGCCTCGAGGCGTTCCAGGCCGCGGGTCAGGAGGTCGGCCTGTTGTGA
- a CDS encoding cupredoxin domain-containing protein, with amino-acid sequence MRRPTRRALFAAIGGLTLGGCLSGGLGRSLPPEGTVPDDCPEYDRVTRIVSYDEIDPRETSIYLEPSIDSIREGDEATFTLTNQSGRPFAYNPYGWFLHKRVDGEWYYLEPRETPLPLEYLEDGDTYEWDLRVDNDPVRAGSAIGGPDHGGRDPAVGLGGGEYAFGTRGWFDDDSHEEAIGFCARFSLEANALELTPTDEVDDTEWEDDVLVARSTRGDPDIDSSRLGAYELERTDDDVDAESMITETVLRNDRLRDVIALAREHDADQVRLEEYDATTPIFGSREDGAYEYDGQTYEISTRELEESE; translated from the coding sequence ATGCGCCGCCCGACGCGCCGTGCCCTCTTCGCTGCGATCGGTGGTCTCACCCTCGGTGGCTGTCTCTCCGGTGGCCTCGGCAGATCGCTGCCGCCGGAGGGCACAGTTCCGGACGACTGCCCCGAGTACGACCGTGTAACGCGAATCGTTTCGTACGACGAAATCGACCCCCGTGAAACGTCGATCTACCTCGAGCCGTCGATCGATTCGATCCGCGAAGGCGACGAGGCAACGTTCACGCTTACCAACCAGTCCGGCCGACCGTTCGCGTACAATCCGTACGGCTGGTTCCTGCACAAGCGGGTCGATGGCGAGTGGTACTACCTGGAGCCCCGGGAGACTCCACTACCGCTCGAGTACCTCGAGGACGGCGATACCTACGAGTGGGATCTCCGAGTCGACAACGATCCCGTTCGGGCTGGCAGCGCGATCGGTGGACCAGACCATGGTGGCAGGGATCCGGCCGTCGGCCTCGGTGGCGGCGAGTACGCCTTCGGCACCCGCGGTTGGTTCGACGACGACTCCCACGAGGAGGCGATCGGCTTCTGCGCTCGATTTTCCCTCGAGGCCAACGCGCTCGAGTTGACGCCGACTGACGAGGTCGACGACACCGAGTGGGAGGACGACGTCCTCGTCGCGCGGTCGACGCGAGGCGACCCCGATATCGACTCGAGCCGGTTGGGGGCGTACGAACTCGAACGGACCGACGACGACGTCGACGCCGAGTCGATGATCACCGAGACGGTGCTTCGAAACGACCGGCTCCGAGACGTGATCGCGCTCGCTCGCGAGCACGACGCCGATCAGGTCCGACTCGAGGAGTACGACGCGACGACGCCGATCTTCGGCAGCCGCGAGGACGGCGCGTACGAGTACGACGGTCAGACGTACGAAATCTCGACGCGCGAACTCGAGGAGTCGGAATAG
- a CDS encoding DUF5795 family protein produces the protein MSENRVVQGRMVTADSLAARIEGEPVMEADTIEDADRACPDCGGDVLTVGYMPSVTAFVTGWKCQDCDWSETDRD, from the coding sequence GTGAGCGAAAATCGCGTGGTTCAAGGTCGCATGGTCACCGCCGACTCCCTCGCAGCACGCATCGAGGGCGAGCCCGTTATGGAGGCCGACACAATCGAGGACGCCGACCGGGCGTGTCCGGATTGTGGGGGCGACGTCCTGACAGTCGGTTACATGCCGTCAGTTACTGCGTTCGTCACCGGCTGGAAGTGCCAGGATTGCGACTGGAGTGAGACCGACAGGGACTGA
- the rbcL gene encoding type III ribulose-bisphosphate carboxylase yields the protein MTGIEYDDFLDLEYEPAETDLVCAFRIDPAADMTMDEAASRVASESSNGTWAALHVDEDELTDLGAVACEIDGDAVTVAYPDALFEPGSMPQILSCIAGNIMGMKAVDTIRLEDCHWPESIVSAFPGPQFGPSVAHEKLDAGERPVLATVPKPKVGLSTDAHVRVGEEAWRGGVDLLKDDENLTDQDFNPFEDRLADSLAARDRVEDDVGERKDYLVNVTGETNEMLERVDLVAEHGGGFVMVDVITCGWSAVQSVRDRAEEHDLAIHAHRAMHAAFDRLPHHGVSMRVLAQISRLCGVDHIHTGTAGLGKLENEDTPGINEWLTAELYGLEPVLPVASGGLHPGVVDQLLEALGTDIIVQAGGGIHGHPDGTHAGAKALRQSVEASMADVSLEAYADDHEELATALEKWGAETPR from the coding sequence ATGACTGGAATCGAATACGACGACTTCCTCGATCTCGAGTACGAACCCGCTGAGACGGATCTCGTCTGTGCGTTCCGTATCGATCCGGCCGCGGACATGACGATGGACGAGGCCGCAAGTCGGGTCGCTTCCGAGTCCTCGAACGGCACCTGGGCCGCCTTGCACGTCGACGAAGACGAACTGACTGACCTCGGTGCCGTCGCCTGCGAAATCGACGGCGACGCGGTCACCGTTGCCTACCCGGATGCACTGTTCGAACCGGGCAGTATGCCCCAGATTCTCTCGTGTATCGCGGGCAACATTATGGGGATGAAAGCCGTCGACACGATCCGACTCGAGGACTGTCACTGGCCCGAGTCTATCGTCTCGGCGTTTCCTGGCCCGCAGTTCGGACCGAGCGTCGCCCACGAGAAACTCGACGCCGGCGAGCGGCCGGTGCTCGCGACGGTCCCAAAGCCCAAAGTCGGGCTCTCGACGGACGCCCACGTTCGCGTCGGTGAAGAGGCCTGGCGGGGCGGCGTCGACCTCCTCAAAGACGACGAAAACCTCACCGATCAGGATTTCAACCCCTTCGAGGACCGACTCGCCGACAGTCTCGCTGCCCGCGACCGGGTCGAAGACGACGTCGGCGAGCGCAAGGATTACCTCGTCAACGTCACTGGGGAGACGAACGAGATGCTAGAGCGCGTCGACCTCGTGGCCGAACACGGCGGCGGCTTCGTGATGGTCGACGTCATCACCTGTGGCTGGTCGGCCGTCCAGTCGGTGCGCGACCGGGCTGAAGAACACGACCTCGCGATTCACGCTCACCGCGCGATGCACGCCGCCTTCGACCGCCTGCCACACCACGGCGTCTCGATGCGCGTGCTCGCCCAGATCTCGCGGCTCTGTGGCGTCGACCACATCCACACGGGCACCGCAGGCCTTGGCAAACTCGAGAACGAGGACACCCCCGGCATCAACGAGTGGCTCACCGCGGAGCTGTACGGCCTCGAGCCCGTCCTCCCGGTCGCCTCCGGCGGGCTCCACCCAGGTGTCGTCGACCAGCTGCTCGAAGCGCTCGGTACCGACATTATCGTCCAAGCTGGCGGGGGCATCCACGGCCACCCCGACGGCACCCACGCGGGCGCGAAAGCCCTTCGCCAGTCCGTCGAGGCCTCGATGGCGGACGTCTCGCTCGAAGCGTACGCCGACGACCACGAGGAACTGGCGACGGCGCTCGAGAAGTGGGGCGCGGAGACGCCGCGCTAA
- a CDS encoding UbiA family prenyltransferase has product MRFSITCRDAGGLVSSLERGLRLLVHSNLFISLSTVSVAVTTLVLAELSLEFFPLFVVFAATMFVYSSNRVTDLAEDERNVPRRAAFTKRYGRRWLAFGVGLYLLAIGLAIVAGVQGAVYLLLPLVAAVLYSVIGIKRIFLVKNGFVGAAWGLLPLGVGYYYSVLWSVEILFLAGYVAAMITVAAVIFDIKDIEGDRAEGIATVPTVVGPRRTRLVSQAANVLIAAVVVGLVAVDAVSGTVLAVLAMNGYVAAYIPFADPDRGPLFYGFVVDGEHVFLAAVVLGLEWLVW; this is encoded by the coding sequence GTGAGGTTCTCGATCACGTGTCGGGACGCGGGGGGCCTCGTCTCGAGCCTCGAGCGTGGGCTTCGACTGCTGGTTCACAGCAACCTCTTCATCTCGCTGTCGACAGTGAGCGTCGCCGTGACGACACTAGTCCTTGCGGAACTCTCGCTCGAGTTCTTCCCACTGTTCGTCGTCTTTGCAGCGACGATGTTCGTCTACTCGAGCAACCGAGTCACGGACCTCGCGGAGGACGAACGGAACGTTCCGCGGCGAGCGGCGTTTACGAAGCGTTACGGCCGCCGCTGGCTCGCCTTCGGTGTCGGTCTCTACTTGCTGGCGATCGGGCTCGCAATCGTCGCTGGAGTCCAAGGGGCCGTCTACCTATTGTTGCCCCTCGTCGCGGCCGTCCTCTACTCCGTCATCGGAATCAAGCGCATCTTCCTCGTAAAAAACGGCTTCGTCGGCGCTGCCTGGGGTCTCCTTCCGCTCGGGGTCGGCTACTATTACAGCGTGCTCTGGAGCGTCGAGATCCTCTTTCTGGCCGGCTACGTTGCGGCGATGATCACGGTCGCGGCGGTGATCTTCGATATCAAGGACATCGAGGGCGACCGTGCGGAAGGGATCGCGACGGTGCCGACCGTCGTCGGTCCGCGACGGACTCGGCTCGTCTCGCAGGCCGCGAACGTGTTGATCGCCGCGGTCGTCGTGGGCCTCGTCGCCGTCGATGCCGTCTCTGGCACGGTTCTCGCCGTGCTCGCGATGAACGGCTACGTGGCCGCGTACATCCCGTTCGCCGACCCGGATCGTGGACCGCTGTTCTACGGGTTCGTCGTCGACGGCGAACACGTCTTTCTCGCCGCGGTCGTCCTCGGCCTCGAGTGGCTCGTCTGGTGA
- a CDS encoding universal stress protein, translating to MYDTVLAPTDGSDGSHAALKHALDLASTYDATLHTQYVVESSPAFAADLDDATEEEVYGSLYDAGRRTVEEVTARADAAGIDDVETSVDRGVPHEEILAYVDEHDVDLVVMATAGRTGSSRELIGSVAERVVRASPAPVVTVNAHGD from the coding sequence ATGTACGACACTGTGTTGGCACCGACCGACGGTTCGGACGGCTCGCACGCGGCTCTGAAACACGCGCTCGACCTGGCGAGTACGTACGACGCGACGTTACACACGCAGTATGTCGTCGAGTCCTCACCCGCGTTCGCCGCCGACCTCGACGACGCGACTGAGGAGGAAGTCTACGGCTCGCTGTACGATGCCGGCCGCCGCACCGTCGAGGAAGTCACAGCCCGCGCCGACGCAGCAGGTATCGACGACGTCGAAACGAGCGTCGACCGCGGCGTTCCACACGAGGAGATCCTCGCGTACGTCGACGAACACGACGTCGATCTGGTCGTGATGGCGACCGCCGGTAGAACGGGGAGCTCTCGAGAACTCATCGGGAGCGTCGCCGAACGTGTCGTCCGTGCCTCGCCAGCGCCCGTCGTCACCGTCAACGCCCACGGCGATTGA
- a CDS encoding midas domain-containing protein produces the protein MTDSTIDNKPGEGGFDVGSSADELFGEIEDEFLESGVDRAAGDDDAVESDAESNDATADDRENVEDQTAAAVFGQLKADIEAEDTAAVLEDESPEDIIASADEPDPEPDPIDEDLLADEEALTDLLLTGRTKEEEFLWIDPDDESDEPATDNDCESESLEGDAEAGDSADAETTLESEEADGTDLEETDDSNEPAITADDSDDLEAEDSESETDDDDTGPLESTEPAPMESEESESLEAGGLEDDDESIDATDEPAETNGESTEAAVESKETADEPAASTETDDSRGLIRRLLSALNPF, from the coding sequence ATGACCGACAGTACGATCGACAACAAACCGGGCGAGGGCGGGTTCGACGTCGGCTCGAGCGCCGACGAACTGTTCGGGGAGATCGAGGACGAGTTCCTCGAGTCGGGGGTCGATCGAGCAGCGGGGGACGACGATGCTGTGGAGTCGGACGCCGAGTCGAACGATGCGACTGCGGATGACAGAGAAAACGTCGAGGATCAGACGGCCGCGGCCGTCTTCGGGCAGTTGAAAGCCGACATCGAGGCTGAGGATACAGCGGCGGTCCTCGAAGACGAGAGTCCCGAGGACATCATCGCGAGCGCCGACGAACCGGACCCAGAGCCGGACCCGATCGACGAGGACCTCCTCGCTGACGAAGAGGCGCTGACCGATCTGTTGCTCACCGGCAGAACGAAGGAAGAAGAATTCCTCTGGATCGATCCCGACGACGAATCGGACGAACCTGCCACGGATAACGACTGCGAGTCGGAATCGCTCGAGGGCGACGCTGAAGCCGGAGACTCGGCCGACGCAGAGACGACTCTCGAGTCCGAAGAGGCGGACGGTACCGATCTCGAGGAAACGGACGACTCGAACGAACCAGCTATTACGGCCGACGACAGCGACGATCTCGAGGCGGAGGACTCCGAATCCGAGACGGACGACGACGACACAGGGCCCCTCGAATCGACGGAACCAGCGCCTATGGAATCGGAAGAGTCGGAGTCCCTCGAGGCTGGCGGCCTCGAGGATGATGACGAATCCATCGACGCGACCGACGAACCCGCAGAAACCAACGGCGAATCCACAGAAGCTGCTGTTGAATCCAAAGAAACCGCCGACGAGCCTGCAGCATCTACCGAAACCGACGATTCTCGCGGTCTCATCCGACGGCTGCTCTCTGCGCTCAATCCCTTCTGA